The following coding sequences are from one Mesorhizobium onobrychidis window:
- a CDS encoding TRAP transporter permease, which yields MPFVFGFGILNDTEARAIHLGFALFLTFLAYPALRSSPRDRVPLLDWVLAVVGGFAGAYLFLFYVQLSGRPGQPTTLDLVTGTVGILLLLEATRRALGLPMVVVACVFIFYTFAGQYMPDVIQHRGASLNKFLNHQWLTTEGPRRVRWTRRTAVRSRSLFQPALLLEVFFSARMQRRGIPFRHHLGRVELGEGRMQRLELVEILEHRPGQLIDALIGNLGRSDQRGERTESPGIVGIVCVKAAWDDRLGVFGIALGVSTSFVFLFVLFGTLLEKAGAGNWMMQISIALLGHLRGGPAKVAVVSSALNGVVSGSSVSNVVSGGIFTIPLMKRTGLSGVKAGAIEAAASINGQIMPPVMGAAAFLMVEYVGIPYSEIVKHALLPAVFSYIALLYMVHLEAIKMDLKTIPQRPTPARERMLRMGLGLSGSILAVCIVYYGIVAIQAVFGGTAPPVLAVAGVALYVASVWYSSRYPDLALDDPNAPILELPRAWDVTRTGLDFLIPIAVLLWCLMVEQMSPGLSAFWATVSILGIVVTRKPLMAVFRHEDLAPSVRASRDDLIDGLALGARNMIGIGIATATAGIVVGTITLTGLGLMMTELVELISGGNVILMLILIAAISLVLGMGIPTTANYILVATLMAPVVVDLGAQAGLPIPLIAVHLFVFYFGIMADITPPVGLAAFAAAAISKEDPIATGFQGALYSLRTAILPFVFIFNPAILLIGVDTWPQTIWVATVSLIAILLFAAATMNWFVTKSRLWESAALLLICFTLFRPDWWLNQVSPPYEELPASEFLSAVGQAPADGRINFVVEGVDLMGEDVRKTVNVPLGEPGEPLERLRGIGLTITQAGDTLMISNVDFGSYAKRIGLDVGYDVVAVLKKADQPSSLIPIGLALAATAGVAGLQLARARKQAEEGGSAR from the coding sequence TTGCCGTTCGTGTTCGGCTTCGGCATCCTCAATGATACGGAAGCGCGCGCCATCCATCTCGGCTTCGCGCTGTTTTTGACGTTCCTCGCCTATCCGGCGCTGAGATCCTCGCCCCGCGATCGTGTGCCGCTACTCGACTGGGTGCTGGCCGTGGTCGGCGGGTTTGCCGGCGCCTACCTCTTTCTCTTTTACGTCCAGCTTTCCGGACGGCCGGGCCAGCCGACCACGCTCGATCTCGTTACCGGCACCGTTGGCATCCTGTTGCTTCTCGAGGCGACGCGCCGCGCGCTCGGCCTTCCGATGGTGGTCGTGGCATGTGTTTTCATCTTTTACACCTTTGCCGGCCAGTACATGCCGGACGTGATTCAGCATCGCGGCGCATCGCTCAACAAGTTTCTCAACCATCAATGGCTGACCACCGAAGGCCCCCGGCGGGTCCGCTGGACCCGCCGGACTGCCGTCAGGTCACGAAGCCTATTTCAGCCAGCCCTTCTCCTTGAAGTATTTTTCAGCGCCCGGATGCAGCGGCGCGGAATTCCCTTCCGACACCATCTTGGCCGGGTCGAGCTTGGCGAAGGCCGGATGCAGCGACTTGAACTCGTCGAAATTCTCGAACACCGCCCTGGTCAGTTGATAGACGCTCTCATCGGGAACCTTGGCCGAAGTGACCAGCGTGGCGAGCGCACCGAAAGTCCCGGTATCGTCGGGATTGTTTGCGTAAAGGCCGCCTGGGATGATCGCCTTGGCGTCTTCGGGATTGCACTTGGTGTGTCGACGAGCTTCGTCTTTCTCTTCGTCCTGTTCGGTACACTTCTGGAAAAGGCAGGCGCCGGCAACTGGATGATGCAGATATCCATCGCGCTGCTGGGCCATCTGCGGGGCGGCCCGGCGAAAGTTGCCGTGGTCTCATCGGCTCTCAACGGCGTCGTGTCCGGCTCGTCCGTCTCTAATGTGGTTTCAGGCGGCATCTTCACCATCCCGTTGATGAAGCGCACCGGCCTTTCCGGCGTCAAGGCGGGCGCCATCGAGGCCGCGGCCTCGATCAACGGCCAGATCATGCCGCCGGTCATGGGCGCGGCCGCCTTCCTGATGGTCGAATATGTTGGCATTCCCTATTCGGAGATCGTCAAGCACGCGCTGTTGCCGGCGGTTTTTTCCTACATAGCACTGCTCTACATGGTTCACCTCGAAGCGATAAAGATGGACCTGAAGACGATCCCGCAGCGTCCGACGCCGGCAAGAGAACGAATGCTGCGGATGGGGCTGGGACTGTCGGGTAGCATTCTCGCCGTCTGTATCGTCTATTACGGCATTGTTGCTATCCAGGCTGTCTTCGGTGGGACCGCGCCGCCGGTGCTCGCAGTCGCTGGCGTGGCTCTCTACGTCGCCTCCGTCTGGTATTCCTCCCGCTATCCGGACCTCGCACTCGACGATCCGAACGCGCCAATCCTGGAACTGCCGCGCGCCTGGGACGTCACGCGGACCGGGCTCGATTTCCTCATCCCGATCGCCGTGCTTCTCTGGTGCCTGATGGTCGAGCAGATGTCGCCTGGCCTCTCGGCGTTCTGGGCAACGGTCTCGATCCTCGGCATCGTCGTGACGCGCAAGCCGCTGATGGCGGTATTCCGCCACGAAGACCTCGCACCCTCGGTGCGTGCCTCTCGGGACGATCTGATCGATGGACTGGCGCTTGGCGCCCGCAACATGATCGGCATAGGCATCGCCACCGCCACCGCCGGTATCGTCGTCGGCACGATCACGCTGACCGGTCTCGGTCTGATGATGACGGAACTCGTCGAGCTCATCTCCGGCGGCAACGTCATCCTGATGCTGATCCTCATCGCCGCGATCAGTCTTGTGCTCGGCATGGGTATTCCGACCACCGCAAATTATATCCTGGTCGCCACGCTGATGGCGCCGGTCGTGGTCGATCTCGGCGCGCAGGCCGGATTGCCAATCCCGCTGATCGCTGTCCACCTCTTCGTCTTTTACTTCGGCATCATGGCCGATATCACCCCGCCCGTCGGGCTGGCGGCCTTCGCGGCGGCGGCGATTTCCAAGGAAGATCCGATCGCCACCGGTTTCCAGGGCGCGCTCTACTCGTTGCGTACCGCGATCCTGCCGTTCGTCTTCATCTTCAATCCGGCGATCCTGCTGATCGGAGTCGACACCTGGCCCCAGACGATCTGGGTGGCGACGGTCTCGTTGATCGCCATCCTGTTGTTCGCAGCCGCCACCATGAACTGGTTCGTAACGAAAAGCCGTCTGTGGGAAAGTGCGGCCCTGCTTCTCATCTGCTTCACGCTGTTTCGGCCGGACTGGTGGCTCAATCAGGTATCGCCGCCTTACGAGGAACTGCCGGCGAGCGAGTTCCTGTCGGCGGTCGGGCAGGCGCCGGCCGATGGCCGCATCAATTTCGTCGTCGAGGGTGTCGACCTCATGGGCGAAGATGTACGCAAGACGGTCAACGTGCCGCTCGGCGAACCGGGCGAGCCGCTGGAGCGGCTGCGCGGCATCGGCCTTACTATCACGCAAGCGGGCGACACGCTGATGATCAGCAATGTCGATTTCGGATCCTACGCCAAGCGCATCGGGCTGGATGTCGGATATGACGTCGTGGCCGTGCTCAAAAAGGCCGACCAGCCCTCGAGCCTCATTCCGATCGGCCTGGCGCTTGCTGCGACCGCCGGCGTCGCCGGCCTGCAGTTAGCACGGGCGCGCAAGCAGGCGGAGGAAGGCGGGTCGGCGCGCTGA
- a CDS encoding TRAP transporter large permease — protein MLLLVGGFLVLMLIGVPVAVSMAAASVLYLVIYGVAPDIIAAQRMIAGVESFPLLAVPFFILAGNLMNIAGVTGRIYAFALALVGWMKGGLAQVNIIGSVIFSGMSGTALADAAGIGTIEIKAMKDHGYPIDAAVGVTAASATLGPIFPPSLPFVIYGMMANVSIGALFMAGILPGVVMTVLMMVTVAIFAYRRGWGSDTPFELRRLAEAAGEVLVVAAFPLACYLLVQLGLSINVAVGIALLVLIAVDWYFDFSAVMALMTPIILIGGMTMGWFTPTEAAMAAVIWSLFLGLVRYRTMTLRTLAKASFDTIETTASVLFIVTAASIFAWLLTVSQAAQLFSTFIFALTDNMWVFLILVNVLMLVVGCFLDTIAAITILVPILLPVAAVYGINPVHFGLIMTLNLMIGLLHPPLGMVLFVLSRVAKLSVERTTMAILPWLVPLIVALILITFIPAITLWLPTQMGLIR, from the coding sequence ATGCTGCTATTGGTCGGAGGCTTTCTGGTCCTGATGCTGATTGGCGTGCCGGTCGCCGTGTCGATGGCGGCAGCCTCGGTGCTCTACCTCGTCATCTATGGTGTCGCGCCCGACATCATCGCAGCCCAGCGCATGATTGCCGGGGTGGAGAGCTTTCCGCTGCTAGCCGTGCCCTTCTTCATCCTCGCCGGCAACCTCATGAACATCGCCGGCGTCACTGGCCGCATCTATGCCTTCGCCCTTGCGCTGGTCGGCTGGATGAAGGGCGGCCTGGCGCAGGTCAACATCATCGGATCGGTGATCTTCTCTGGTATGTCGGGCACCGCGCTCGCCGACGCCGCCGGCATCGGCACCATCGAGATCAAGGCGATGAAGGACCACGGCTATCCGATCGACGCCGCGGTCGGGGTCACCGCTGCCTCGGCGACGCTCGGGCCGATTTTCCCGCCGTCGCTGCCCTTCGTCATTTACGGCATGATGGCGAATGTCTCGATCGGCGCGCTGTTCATGGCCGGCATCCTACCCGGCGTGGTCATGACCGTGCTGATGATGGTGACGGTCGCCATCTTCGCCTATCGGCGCGGCTGGGGTTCCGATACGCCGTTCGAGCTTCGGCGGCTCGCCGAAGCGGCGGGCGAGGTGCTGGTGGTGGCGGCCTTCCCACTCGCCTGTTATTTGCTGGTGCAGCTTGGCCTGTCCATCAATGTCGCGGTCGGCATCGCGCTGCTGGTGCTGATTGCGGTCGACTGGTATTTCGACTTCTCCGCGGTCATGGCACTGATGACGCCGATCATCCTGATTGGCGGCATGACGATGGGCTGGTTCACGCCGACCGAGGCGGCGATGGCCGCCGTGATCTGGTCGCTTTTCCTCGGGCTGGTGCGCTACCGCACGATGACGCTGCGCACACTCGCAAAGGCGAGCTTCGACACCATCGAGACGACGGCCTCCGTACTCTTCATCGTCACCGCCGCCTCGATATTCGCCTGGCTGCTCACCGTCAGCCAGGCGGCACAGCTGTTCTCGACCTTCATCTTCGCCCTCACCGACAACATGTGGGTCTTCCTCATCCTGGTGAACGTCCTAATGCTGGTGGTCGGCTGCTTCCTCGATACGATTGCGGCGATCACCATTCTTGTGCCCATCCTGTTGCCGGTGGCCGCCGTGTACGGCATCAACCCGGTGCATTTCGGTCTGATCATGACGCTCAATCTGATGATTGGTCTCCTCCATCCGCCGCTCGGCATGGTGCTGTTCGTCCTCTCGCGGGTCGCCAAGCTGTCGGTCGAGCGTACGACCATGGCAATTCTGCCCTGGCTCGTCCCGTTGATCGTCGCGCTGATCTTGATCACCTTCATCCCCGCCATCACGCTGTGGCTGCCGACGCAAATGGGACTGATCCGATGA
- a CDS encoding TRAP transporter small permease gives MAEEHHTEITVEEIAHAFEEVPVHIDLSHHGIEDWITLAVFWGMVVCVFLQFFTRYALNNSLAWTEEIAINALVVVVFLGAAMCVRISRHIHVDVLYHYLPERVGRWLALSVDVIRVVFFAYGTWLMWRYVSIVAHERMVTVNLPRRWFFYAVLAGFALMFARSIQVFIGNYRRGYSVLERPGAFETVGD, from the coding sequence ATGGCCGAGGAACACCATACCGAGATCACCGTCGAAGAGATCGCCCACGCTTTCGAGGAGGTGCCGGTACACATTGACCTGTCGCACCACGGCATTGAGGACTGGATCACGCTCGCCGTGTTCTGGGGCATGGTCGTCTGTGTCTTCCTGCAGTTCTTCACCCGTTATGCGCTGAACAACAGCCTTGCTTGGACCGAGGAGATCGCCATCAACGCGCTCGTGGTCGTCGTCTTTCTCGGCGCCGCTATGTGCGTGCGCATCTCGCGCCACATCCATGTCGATGTGCTTTACCATTACCTGCCGGAGCGCGTCGGCCGCTGGCTCGCGCTTAGCGTCGACGTCATCCGTGTCGTCTTCTTCGCCTACGGAACCTGGCTGATGTGGCGCTACGTCTCGATCGTCGCGCACGAGCGCATGGTCACCGTCAACCTGCCGCGCCGCTGGTTCTTCTACGCCGTCCTGGCGGGCTTCGCGCTGATGTTCGCGCGCTCGATCCAGGTCTTCATTGGCAACTACAGGCGTGGCTATTCGGTGCTCGAGCGCCCCGGTGCGTTCGAAACGGTGGGGGACTGA
- a CDS encoding YqaA family protein — MDIFAIYGGLFAIAFAAATILPAQSEAALAGLLAMDSFSPAMLVLVASLGNVLGSVVNWGLGRGIERFRDRPWFPLRPATLNRATSWYRRYGRWSLLLSWMPIVGDPLTVVAGALREPLWSFVAIVAVAKISRYLVVAGAVLGLM; from the coding sequence ATGGATATCTTTGCCATCTACGGCGGCCTGTTTGCTATTGCCTTCGCTGCGGCGACCATCCTTCCGGCGCAGTCGGAGGCCGCCCTTGCAGGGCTCCTCGCCATGGATTCCTTCTCGCCCGCAATGCTGGTTCTTGTCGCCAGCCTGGGCAACGTCCTGGGTTCTGTGGTGAACTGGGGACTTGGTCGAGGGATCGAACGCTTCCGGGACAGGCCCTGGTTTCCGCTGCGCCCCGCGACGCTCAACCGCGCCACGAGCTGGTATCGCCGTTATGGAAGATGGTCGCTCCTGTTAAGCTGGATGCCGATCGTCGGCGACCCGCTGACCGTGGTCGCTGGGGCTTTGCGCGAGCCGCTATGGAGCTTTGTCGCAATCGTCGCCGTCGCGAAGATTTCGCGTTATCTGGTCGTCGCCGGAGCAGTGCTGGGCCTGATGTAA
- a CDS encoding FadR/GntR family transcriptional regulator has protein sequence MPIQAVEPRRLYRQIADQLRQLIDAGEFAVGDRLPTERELADQLGISRPTVREALIALEVEGRIRIRVGSGIYVTDRPRADVLTAEMDEGPFELLRAREFIEGAIAAEAALHVRPIDIEHMDDVLRRMEDIPHPTKMTIAVDREFHTMVAGILGNAVLVRCIGELFDQRMNPYFERLSSYFENRDSWRVAAEEHRAVRDAIAARDPERAKAAMQEHLRQSQLRFSRNFGEKSAAREVAE, from the coding sequence ATGCCGATCCAGGCCGTTGAACCGCGTCGACTTTACCGACAGATCGCCGATCAGCTCAGGCAGCTGATCGACGCGGGCGAGTTCGCAGTCGGCGATCGCCTGCCGACCGAACGCGAACTGGCCGATCAGCTGGGCATCTCCCGCCCCACCGTCCGTGAAGCGCTGATCGCGCTCGAGGTCGAGGGGCGCATACGCATTCGCGTCGGTTCCGGCATCTATGTCACCGACCGGCCGCGGGCCGACGTTTTGACCGCAGAGATGGATGAAGGCCCGTTCGAACTGTTGCGGGCGCGCGAGTTCATCGAAGGCGCGATCGCCGCCGAAGCCGCCCTCCATGTTCGGCCGATCGACATCGAACATATGGACGACGTGCTGCGCCGCATGGAGGACATACCTCACCCGACCAAGATGACGATCGCGGTCGACCGCGAGTTCCATACGATGGTGGCGGGCATTCTCGGAAACGCCGTCCTGGTGCGCTGCATCGGCGAGCTTTTCGACCAGCGCATGAACCCATATTTCGAACGCCTGTCGAGCTATTTCGAGAACAGGGATTCCTGGCGGGTCGCCGCGGAGGAGCATCGCGCGGTGCGCGACGCGATCGCGGCGCGCGACCCTGAACGGGCCAAAGCCGCCATGCAGGAACATCTGCGTCAGTCGCAACTGAGATTCTCACGCAATTTCGGTGAGAAATCCGCGGCCAGGGAGGTCGCGGAATAG
- a CDS encoding L-idonate 5-dehydrogenase codes for MIDSAVAATLFGPEDLRVVEHPLGPLAPGMVRVRFGAGGICGSDLHYFRHARTGDFVVTSPLVLGHEVAGEIVEISADAPGLAVGDRVAVNPSRWCGQCARCAEGRANLCENIYFMGSASKTPHMQGGFASVFDATPAQCVKVPPDVTYQAAALAEPLAVSLHAVARAGDIAGRNVVMFGAGPIGLLTMLAARLKGCGELTVVDIAEAPLAFASKLGANRTIDLSGGDEELKTLASDKAIDVAFEISGTAAGLAAAIASVRRGGTVVQVGNLPGGQIPVAANAVMAKEIDLKGTFRFGAEFNQAVDLIVGGDIDVLKLVTAERPLASAHDAFWLAADRSQSVKVVLTAD; via the coding sequence ATGATCGATAGCGCAGTCGCCGCGACGCTGTTCGGCCCCGAGGATCTGCGCGTCGTCGAGCATCCGCTCGGCCCCCTCGCGCCGGGAATGGTGCGCGTGCGTTTCGGCGCAGGTGGCATCTGCGGTTCCGACCTGCACTATTTCCGTCATGCGCGGACCGGCGATTTTGTCGTCACATCGCCGCTCGTGCTTGGCCACGAGGTCGCCGGGGAGATCGTCGAAATCAGCGCTGACGCGCCCGGACTTGCCGTCGGTGATCGCGTAGCGGTCAACCCGTCGCGCTGGTGCGGACAATGCGCGCGATGCGCGGAGGGCCGCGCCAACCTCTGTGAGAACATCTATTTCATGGGCTCGGCGTCGAAAACGCCGCACATGCAAGGCGGTTTTGCCAGCGTGTTCGACGCCACGCCCGCGCAATGCGTCAAGGTCCCGCCTGATGTCACCTACCAGGCGGCGGCACTCGCCGAACCGCTCGCCGTCAGCCTGCACGCTGTGGCACGGGCCGGCGACATTGCCGGTCGCAACGTCGTCATGTTCGGCGCCGGCCCCATCGGGCTTCTGACCATGCTCGCGGCCAGGCTCAAGGGATGTGGCGAGCTCACCGTCGTCGACATAGCAGAGGCGCCGCTCGCCTTCGCCAGCAAACTTGGAGCAAACAGGACGATCGACCTGTCTGGCGGCGACGAGGAGCTCAAGACGCTCGCGTCCGACAAGGCGATCGATGTTGCGTTCGAGATTTCAGGCACCGCAGCGGGCCTCGCCGCAGCAATCGCCAGCGTCCGGCGCGGCGGCACGGTCGTTCAGGTCGGCAATCTTCCGGGTGGTCAGATCCCTGTGGCGGCCAATGCGGTGATGGCCAAGGAAATCGACCTGAAAGGCACGTTCCGCTTCGGCGCAGAATTCAACCAGGCGGTCGATCTCATCGTCGGCGGGGACATCGACGTCCTGAAGCTGGTGACCGCCGAACGCCCCCTCGCCTCGGCCCACGATGCGTTTTGGCTGGCCGCCGACCGTTCGCAGAGCGTCAAGGTCGTGCTGACCGCCGACTGA
- a CDS encoding sialic acid TRAP transporter substrate-binding protein SiaP → MLRKYAILLGAIAAIAMPLASASAQTALKWAHVYETSEPFHTESVWAAEEIKKRTQGRYTVDVYPASQLGKEADINQGLTLGTVDVIISGSSFAAREYPPIGVTYFPYTFRDADHLLKYTKSDVYKALTKGYEEKSGHHITATTYYGTRQTTSNRPIAKCADMQGLKMRVPDVPAYLAMPRACGANTAPIAFAEVYLALQNGTVEAQENPLTTIEAKKFHEVQKHIVLTGHIVDHLNTIVSQSRWASLSDEDKQIFTEVMQEAAARATAKIVAREKELVQVFKDRGITVTDIDRADFEKNVLEKVTFEEFGYNKADWEAIRAIK, encoded by the coding sequence ATGCTGAGAAAATACGCAATTCTACTCGGTGCGATCGCAGCAATCGCTATGCCTTTGGCTTCGGCCTCGGCGCAGACAGCTCTGAAATGGGCCCACGTGTATGAGACGTCGGAGCCCTTCCATACCGAGTCCGTGTGGGCAGCGGAGGAGATTAAGAAGCGCACCCAGGGCCGCTACACCGTCGACGTCTATCCGGCCTCGCAGCTCGGTAAGGAAGCGGACATAAACCAGGGCCTGACGCTCGGCACTGTCGATGTCATCATTTCCGGGTCGAGCTTTGCGGCGCGCGAATATCCGCCGATCGGCGTCACCTATTTCCCGTATACCTTCCGCGACGCCGACCATCTGCTGAAATACACCAAAAGCGACGTCTACAAGGCGTTGACCAAGGGCTACGAGGAAAAGTCAGGCCATCACATAACGGCCACCACCTATTATGGCACCCGACAGACCACCTCAAACCGGCCGATCGCCAAATGTGCCGATATGCAAGGTCTGAAGATGCGCGTCCCCGACGTTCCGGCCTATCTCGCCATGCCGCGCGCGTGCGGCGCCAACACCGCGCCGATCGCCTTCGCCGAGGTGTATCTGGCCCTGCAGAACGGCACCGTCGAGGCTCAGGAGAACCCGCTGACCACCATCGAGGCGAAGAAATTCCACGAGGTGCAGAAGCACATCGTGCTCACCGGACACATCGTCGATCACCTCAACACGATCGTATCCCAGTCGCGCTGGGCCTCGCTTTCCGACGAGGACAAGCAGATCTTCACCGAGGTGATGCAGGAGGCGGCCGCCCGTGCCACGGCAAAGATCGTCGCGCGCGAAAAGGAGTTGGTGCAGGTGTTCAAGGATCGCGGCATCACCGTGACCGACATCGACCGTGCCGATTTTGAGAAGAATGTGCTTGAGAAGGTCACGTTCGAGGAGTTCGGCTACAACAAGGCCGATTGGGAAGCGATCCGCGCGATCAAGTAG